The following proteins are co-located in the Phaenicophaeus curvirostris isolate KB17595 chromosome 12, BPBGC_Pcur_1.0, whole genome shotgun sequence genome:
- the CHRNA5 gene encoding neuronal acetylcholine receptor subunit alpha-5 isoform X2, translating to MSISEPSFIAKSEDRLFKHLFEDYQRWVRPVERLNDTIKIKFGLAISQLVDVDEKNQLMTTNVWLKQEWIDVKLRWNPEDYAGITSIRVPSDSIWIPDIVLYDNADGRFEGTSTKTVVKYDGTIAWTPPANYKSSCTIDVTFFPFDLQNCSMKFGSWTYDGSQVDIILEDYDVDKRDFFDNGEWEIVAATGSKGNRTDGCCWYPFVTYSFIIRRLPLFYTLFLIIPCIGLSFLTVLVFYLPSNEGEKISLCTSVLVSLTVFLLVIEEIIPSSSKVIPLIGEYLVFTMIFVTLSIVITVFAINIHHRSSSTHNAMAPWVRKIFLHKLPKLLCMRSHVDRYFAQKEETGNMNGSESSRNTLEAALDSIRYITRHVMKENEVREVVEDWKFIAQVLDRMFLWSFLLVSIIGSLVLFIPVIHKWASIIVPTHIGSTNA from the exons GTATATCTGAACCTTCTTTTATCGCTAAAAGTGAGGATCGTttgtttaaacatttatttgaaGACTATCAAAGATGGGTTCGTCCAGTGGAACGCTTGAACGACaccataaaaataaagtttggcCTTGCAATCTCTCAGCTAGTAGATGTG GATGAGAAGAATCAATTGATGACAACAAATGTCTGGTTGAAACAG GAATGGATAGATGTAAAATTAAGGTGGAATCCAGAAGACTATGCTGGCATAACATCTATTCGTGTCCCATCAGATTCTATTTGGATTCCAGACATTGTGTTGTATGACAA tgcagATGGACGTTTTGAGGGAACATCTACCAAAACTGTGGTAAAATACGATGGCACCATTGCTTGGACTCCACCAGCAAACTACAAAAGTTCTTGTACTATTGATGTAACCTTCTTCCCCTTCGACCTCCAAAACTGCTCTATGAAATTTGGTTCCTGGACCTATGATGGCTCACAGGTCGATATAATTCTTGAAGATTATGATGTAGACAAAAGAGACTTTTTTGATAATGGAGAATGGGAAATAGTGGCTGCAACAGGGAGCAAAGGAAATAGGACTGATGGATGCTGCTGGTATCCTTTTGttacatattcatttataattaGACGTTTGCCACTGTTTTACACGTTGTTTCTCATTATTCCTTGTATTGGACTTTCATTTCTAACTGTCCTTGTCTTTTATCTTCCTTCAAATGAAGGTGAAAAAATTTCACTTTGCACTTCAGTACTGGTATCTttgactgtttttcttcttgtcatTGAAGAGATTATTCCATCATCTTCTAAAGTTATCCCACTTATAGGAGAGTACTTGGTGTTTACTATGATATTTGTGACATTGTCCATTGTGATAACTGTCTTTGCTATCAATATTCATCATCGCTCTTCGTCTACACACAATGCCATGGCACCTTGGGTTCGCAAGATATTTCTTCACAAACTTCCCAAGCTACTTTGCATGAGAAGTCACGTAGATCGATACTTTGCTCAGAAAGAGGAAACGGGAAATATGAATGGATCGGAATCTTCTAGGAACACCCTGGAAGCAGCTCTGGATTCTATCCGATATATTACAAGGCATGTTATGAAGGAGAATGAAGTTCGCGAG gtTGTGGAAGACTGGAAATTTATTGCTCAGGTGCTTGATCGCATGTTCTTATGGAGTTTTCTGCTGGTGTCAATAATTGGATCACTTGTGTTATTTATTCCTGTTATTCATAAGTGGGCAAGTATAATAGTACCTACACATATAGGCAGTACAAACGCGTGA
- the CHRNA5 gene encoding neuronal acetylcholine receptor subunit alpha-5 isoform X1 — translation MAARHPLLLLACLVAPALGQPRAGPAARAPPAGISEPSFIAKSEDRLFKHLFEDYQRWVRPVERLNDTIKIKFGLAISQLVDVDEKNQLMTTNVWLKQEWIDVKLRWNPEDYAGITSIRVPSDSIWIPDIVLYDNADGRFEGTSTKTVVKYDGTIAWTPPANYKSSCTIDVTFFPFDLQNCSMKFGSWTYDGSQVDIILEDYDVDKRDFFDNGEWEIVAATGSKGNRTDGCCWYPFVTYSFIIRRLPLFYTLFLIIPCIGLSFLTVLVFYLPSNEGEKISLCTSVLVSLTVFLLVIEEIIPSSSKVIPLIGEYLVFTMIFVTLSIVITVFAINIHHRSSSTHNAMAPWVRKIFLHKLPKLLCMRSHVDRYFAQKEETGNMNGSESSRNTLEAALDSIRYITRHVMKENEVREVVEDWKFIAQVLDRMFLWSFLLVSIIGSLVLFIPVIHKWASIIVPTHIGSTNA, via the exons GTATATCTGAACCTTCTTTTATCGCTAAAAGTGAGGATCGTttgtttaaacatttatttgaaGACTATCAAAGATGGGTTCGTCCAGTGGAACGCTTGAACGACaccataaaaataaagtttggcCTTGCAATCTCTCAGCTAGTAGATGTG GATGAGAAGAATCAATTGATGACAACAAATGTCTGGTTGAAACAG GAATGGATAGATGTAAAATTAAGGTGGAATCCAGAAGACTATGCTGGCATAACATCTATTCGTGTCCCATCAGATTCTATTTGGATTCCAGACATTGTGTTGTATGACAA tgcagATGGACGTTTTGAGGGAACATCTACCAAAACTGTGGTAAAATACGATGGCACCATTGCTTGGACTCCACCAGCAAACTACAAAAGTTCTTGTACTATTGATGTAACCTTCTTCCCCTTCGACCTCCAAAACTGCTCTATGAAATTTGGTTCCTGGACCTATGATGGCTCACAGGTCGATATAATTCTTGAAGATTATGATGTAGACAAAAGAGACTTTTTTGATAATGGAGAATGGGAAATAGTGGCTGCAACAGGGAGCAAAGGAAATAGGACTGATGGATGCTGCTGGTATCCTTTTGttacatattcatttataattaGACGTTTGCCACTGTTTTACACGTTGTTTCTCATTATTCCTTGTATTGGACTTTCATTTCTAACTGTCCTTGTCTTTTATCTTCCTTCAAATGAAGGTGAAAAAATTTCACTTTGCACTTCAGTACTGGTATCTttgactgtttttcttcttgtcatTGAAGAGATTATTCCATCATCTTCTAAAGTTATCCCACTTATAGGAGAGTACTTGGTGTTTACTATGATATTTGTGACATTGTCCATTGTGATAACTGTCTTTGCTATCAATATTCATCATCGCTCTTCGTCTACACACAATGCCATGGCACCTTGGGTTCGCAAGATATTTCTTCACAAACTTCCCAAGCTACTTTGCATGAGAAGTCACGTAGATCGATACTTTGCTCAGAAAGAGGAAACGGGAAATATGAATGGATCGGAATCTTCTAGGAACACCCTGGAAGCAGCTCTGGATTCTATCCGATATATTACAAGGCATGTTATGAAGGAGAATGAAGTTCGCGAG gtTGTGGAAGACTGGAAATTTATTGCTCAGGTGCTTGATCGCATGTTCTTATGGAGTTTTCTGCTGGTGTCAATAATTGGATCACTTGTGTTATTTATTCCTGTTATTCATAAGTGGGCAAGTATAATAGTACCTACACATATAGGCAGTACAAACGCGTGA
- the CHRNA3 gene encoding neuronal acetylcholine receptor subunit alpha-3 has protein sequence MEGTHALLLTAAVCFLCQGGGGSEAEHRLYEALFQSYNQFVRPVKNVSDPVIIQFEVSMSQLVKVDEVNQIMETNLWLKHIWNDYKLRWNPADYGGAEFIRVPSGQIWKPDIVLYNNAVGDFQVDDKTKALLKYTGEVTWIPPAIFKSSCKIDVTYFPFDYQNCTMKFGSWSYDKAKIDLVLIGSTMNLKDYWESGEWAIIKAPGYKHDIKYNCCEEIYPDITYSLYIRRLPLFYTINMIIPCLLISFLTVLVFYLPSDCGEKVTLCISVLLSLTVFLLVITETIPSTSLVIPLIGEYLLFTMIFVTLSIVITVFVLNVHYRTPKTHTMPVWVRTIFLNFLPRIMFMTRPASDEENNQKPKPFFTSEGSNLNCINSAETKCCKDGFVCQDMACSCCQYQRTKFSDLSGNLTRSTSSESVDPLLSFSVLSPEMREAIESVKYIAENMKMQNEAKEIQDDWKYVAMVIDRIFLWVFILVCILGTAGLFLQPLMAGDEM, from the exons ATGGAGGGCACACACGCTCTCCTTCtaactgctgctgtttgctttctctgtcAAG gcggcggcggctccgagGCCGAGCACCGGCTGTACGAGGCGCTCTTCCAGAGCTACAACCAGTTTGTCCGCCCCGTCAAGAACGTCTCGGACCCCGTCATCATCCAGTTCGAGGTGTCCATGTCGCAGCTGGTGAAGGTG GACGAGGTCAACCAGATCATGGAGACCAACCTGTGGCTGAAGCAC ATCTGGAATGATTACAAGCTTCGGTGGAATCCAGCGGATTATGGAGGTGCTGAATTCATCCGAGTACCATCTGGCCAGATCTGGAAGCCAGATATTGTTTTGTATAACAA TGCAGTTGGGGATTTCCAGGTTGATGACAAGACCAAGGCCCTATTGAAATACACGGGTGAAGTGACGTGGATACCTCCGGCTATCTTTAAAAGTTCATGTAAAATAGATGTAACCTACTTCCCATTTGACTATCAGAACTGCACCATGAAGTTTGGTTCCTGGTCTTATGATAAAGCCAAAATTGATTTAGTTTTAATCGGCTCTACAATGAACCTGAAAGATTACTGGGAAAGCGGAGAATGGGCTATTATTAAGGCTCCGGGGTATAAACATGACATCAAATACAACTGCTGTGAAGAGATATATCCCGACATCACATACTCTCTTTACATTAGGCGCTTACCTCTCTTTTACACTATCAACATGATTATTCCATGTCTGCTGATTTCTTTTCTGACTGTACTAGTTTTCTATTTGCCTTCGGACTGTGGTGAGAAGGTGACACTCTGCATATCAGTCCTTCTATCTTTAACAGTGTTCCTTCTTGTTATCACAGAAACCATACCTTCTACTTCCCTGGTAATTCCCCTTATTGGGGAATACCTCCTTTTCACCATGATATTTGTAACTCTGTCTATTGTCATCACAGTGTTTGTACTGAACGTGCACTACAGAACACCCAAGACGCACACAATGCCTGTGTGGGTAAGAACCATTTTCTTGAACTTCCTTCCCAGGATCATGTTTATGACAAGGCCTGCCAGCGATGAAGAGAATAATCAGAAACCAAAACCCTTTTTCACTTCTGAGGGTTCAAACTTAAATTGCATCAACAGCGCTGAAACCAAATGCTGCAAAGATGGCTTTGTATGCCAAGATATGGCATGCAGCTGTTGTCAGTACCAGCGAACAAAGTTCTCGGATCTCAGTGGTAATCTCACAAGAAGTACAAGTTCCGAATCTGTAGatcctctgctttcattttcagttctgtCACCAGAAATGAGAGAGGCTATTGAAAGTGTTAAATACAttgcagaaaatatgaaaatgcagAACGAAGCAAAAGAG attcagGATGACTGGAAATACGTTGCCATGGTAATCGATCGTATTTTTCTATGGGTTTTCATCCTGGTATGTATTCTAGGAACAGCAGGATTGTTTTTACAACCTTTGATGGCTGGAGATGAAATGTAA